The Aeromicrobium sp. Leaf245 genome includes a region encoding these proteins:
- a CDS encoding MGMT family protein: protein MDEAYVERVLSLVELIPPGRVLPYGRVAELLAGGYGPRYVGRIMSAHGHAVCWWRVPRADGTMVPPLMIEAQAHWADEGTPVRNGRVHMAEALWTDVDPEGTV from the coding sequence ATGGACGAGGCCTACGTCGAGCGCGTGCTGAGCCTGGTGGAGCTGATCCCGCCGGGTCGCGTGCTGCCGTACGGGCGCGTCGCGGAGCTGCTCGCGGGCGGCTACGGGCCGCGCTACGTCGGGCGGATCATGTCGGCGCACGGCCATGCCGTCTGCTGGTGGCGGGTCCCGCGCGCCGACGGCACCATGGTGCCGCCGCTCATGATCGAGGCGCAGGCGCACTGGGCCGACGAGGGGACGCCCGTGCGCAACGGCCGGGTGCACATGGCCGAGGCGCTGTGGACCGACGTCGATCCGGAGGGCACGGTCTGA